The following are encoded together in the Kwoniella europaea PYCC6329 chromosome 1, complete sequence genome:
- a CDS encoding DNA-binding protein, 42 kDa produces the protein MASEAQVDLKKTVPVEEEKKVEEKGLNNDTLTKYTTAGQALGEVLKKFIPSITAGKKVLDLCVEGDKLVNDTVAPLWNKAKNGVKVGKGSAFPTSISVNNVVSHVSPLPSDPEVVLKDGDVVKVMLGIQLDGYAVTHAETVVLSSKAEGLSADVVKAAYDAAQAAMRTIKVGNKNWDVTEVVEQVAKDYECSGVEGMLSCQHEKNVTDGKKRILLNPSPDLKRDHETITFEEGEVYGVDILVVTGSNGKAKADPSRTSIYKKADINYQLKMKTSRAVFSEIQKKAGAFPFTLRALDDEKRARMGVQEAVAHGLLKPYDIVQTAAGTLVAEFFFTIALLPAGPLLLSPQPVWYSADKLSTEKKITDESLASLITQPLRAPKKKNKSKGNGNGEAKEETKA, from the exons ATGGCATCTGAAGCTCAAGTAGATTTGAAAAAGACCGTAccagtggaagaggagaagaaggtcgaggagaaaggtttgaACAATGATAC TCTCACCAAGTACACTACTGCTGGTCAAGCTTTGGGAGAAGTGCTGAAAAAGTTCATACCCTCCATCACTGCCGGAAAGAAAGTCTTGGATCTTTGTGTCGA AGGTGACAAGCTTGTCAACGATACTGTTGCCCCTCTTTGGAACAAGGCTAAGAACGGTGTCAAAgttggtaaag GATCCGCTTTCCCAACCTCCATCTCAGTCAACAACGTCGTATCTCACGTATCACCCTTACCCTCCGATCCCGAGGTCGTTCTCAAGGACGGAGACGTCGTAAAAGTCATGCTCGGTATACAATTAGATGGGTATGCCGTTACTCACGCCGAAACAGTAGTGCTCTCATCAAAGGCCGAAGGTCTTTCGGCAGATGTTGTGAAAGCAGCTTACGATGCCGCTCAAGCTGCCATGCGAACGATCAAAGTTGGAAACAAGAACTGGGACGTCACCGAGGTGGTAGAGCAAGTAGCAAAGGATTATGAATGTTCAGGTGTCGAGGGAATGTTATCTTGTCAACATGAGAAAAACGTAACAGATGGTAAAAAAAGGATTCTCCTCAACCCTTCACCAGATCTCAAGAGGGATCATGAGACTATCACATtcgaggaaggtgaagttTACGGTGTGGATATTTTGGTAGTCACCGGATCGAATGGAAAG GCCAAAGCAGACCCATCCAGGACCTCGATCTACAAGAAAGCCGACATCAACTACCAGCTCAAGATGAAGACTTCCCGAGCTGTCTTCTCAGAGATCCAAAAGAAAGCTGGTGCTTTCCCGTTCACCCTGAGAGctcttgatgatgagaagcGAGCACGAATGGGTGTGCAAGAAGCTGTTGCTCATG GTCTCCTGAAACCATACGATATCGTCCAAACCGCCGCTGGTACCCTCGTAGccgaattcttcttcacca TCGCCCTTCTCCCTGCCGGTCCATTACTGCTCTCACCTCAACCCGTCTGGTACTCTGCTGACAAGCTTTCgaccgagaagaagattaccGATGAGTCACTAGCCTCCTTGatcactcaacctcttcgagcacccaagaagaagaacaagagcaagggtaatggtaatggagaAGCCAAGGAAGAGACCAAAGCCTAA